The window TATTCCATctttccatctctctacccttCCAGGCTGGAAACGCCGCCCACTCGAATGCCGGGAATGACAAAGGTACACCCAAGCATTTCTGCCGCAATTACCGCCTCCTCCTCCGCAGAGAAGCTCAAATCATCTgctaatttagattcagatgcCGTTGTGCTAACCGTTTGGAAGAAGTCTTTGCTTTTCAATTGCAATGGCTTTACGGTTTACGATCGCTCCGGGAACCTCGTATTTCGTGTTGATAACTACATGACCTGCTCCGGTAGCAAGGGCGAAATCCTTCTCATGGACGCAGGCGGCGAGCCTCTCCTCACCATCCGCCGTAAGGTAGTATTCGTGTCGTGTGTCtattaaatttcaattttcCTGTGTAACAAATAATTTCCGGTGCAGTACTGAATCATTTGTTTTTTCATGTATTAGAAGCTGAGCCTGGCGGATAGTTGGCTGGTGTACGACGGAGAAACAGCGGTGAATCCGCTGCTCTCAGTGAGGAAGCACGTGAACATCCTTAATAGCAAATGTTTGGCTCACGTGAGCTCAGGTAGAAACGGCAGCCGGAATATTGTGTACGAAATTGAAGGATCGTATTCACAGAGGAATTGCGTTGTGTACGACGAGAAGCGGAGGAAGGTGGCGGAGGTCAAACGGAAGGAGGCTGTAGGAGGCGTGGCCTTCGGAGTGGATGTGTTCCGACTCGTAGTAGGGGCAAATATGGACAAATCCGTCGCCATGGCCATCGTTATCCTCCTCGATCAAATGTTTGGTTCTTCCAAACGCATCtcaaactaaaatgaaatttcAACATCTAATTATCAAATTATTAATTACCAGTACAGTATATATCAGTAAGTGATCAACCTTGTGTTCATCGTTATCACTGGGTTACAGCAGCGCCACCGCCACTACCACCATTTCCTCGGCCACCGGCAGCTTTcaccttctttttttttatttcccatCATATATCCCCACtttatttttcctttattttttttctttttaaagatTTTTTAGGGGTGTGATTAGAACTtggttttttccttttaaataaaaaaccaaGTTCGTGGGGATGTAAATATGATTCAACAGAAAAAagactttgttttttttgttctaAATGATATTGGGTGTTTATCTGGGATCCGGTACATAAAGATGTTATGCTGTTCTCCATTGTAGAACTTCAAGGGAaatatcttttttctttttttttggttataTGCTACTATTATCAATTAAAAAGATCGAATataattttggttttttttttctttttaatatttctatacgtatTTATTTTCAGTTGTTCTTATTTCCAGAACtctaatatatatatgctaTACTCAACGGtggataagttttttttttttttccttaattgCATATTTAGTGGGTGTTTCTTTAAGTTTTTTGGAGTAGattttagcgtttcactccaaaccataaaaaatatagcgtttggttaggtttatataaccgcgacgtttagtattttttttggaaactgcagcgttttggagtttttcacgaaaagctcttttttggagcttttcatgaacaaatgtttgtagttttttttttattattaacaaaattatccttttttattttcacgaaatatttttaaaacatgttcatattgtatattttaaatactaacagtaacattttattttaattttatcaaacaataataattagggtaaattacacttatggctactgaactatatccattttcacattgtaaccactgaacttcaattctttccGTGTGACCATTGTactttacactttgttacacTGGTAGCCACTATGACCAGTGACCAACACTTTTTTACCTTTGACTTATCATTTTTACCtgttctctctctcctcctctctttctaaaattttatattcttATTTTACCCTTattcatttctttctttcttcatccatttctttctctctcttcatctctttttTAGAAATCCAACCAGATAGAGAAATCCCAAAACTAGAACCTACGAAGAGAATAGATGTAACACCCGTAAAATAAAAGACGGTGTTATTGTTATATTCATATATATAAGTCCttgaattaaaattttaaaataattaattaagattTATTGTTttaatcaaaagaaaaaaatgaatattatataattatttttgaaataatatTTCTCATATATTAAATAgttacaaataattaaaatttagggAAAGCTAAGTACGTTTATATAGTATTATACTTAAC is drawn from Euphorbia lathyris chromosome 9, ddEupLath1.1, whole genome shotgun sequence and contains these coding sequences:
- the LOC136206252 gene encoding protein LURP-one-related 8 translates to MPGMTKVHPSISAAITASSSAEKLKSSANLDSDAVVLTVWKKSLLFNCNGFTVYDRSGNLVFRVDNYMTCSGSKGEILLMDAGGEPLLTIRRKKLSLADSWLVYDGETAVNPLLSVRKHVNILNSKCLAHVSSGRNGSRNIVYEIEGSYSQRNCVVYDEKRRKVAEVKRKEAVGGVAFGVDVFRLVVGANMDKSVAMAIVILLDQMFGSSKRISN